Proteins encoded together in one Triticum dicoccoides isolate Atlit2015 ecotype Zavitan chromosome 7B, WEW_v2.0, whole genome shotgun sequence window:
- the LOC119335327 gene encoding cytochrome P450 93A3-like, which produces MEMALAARDLFTPAGTSVPLLLLVAGLTAVLYAVTRHRSGGLRLPPSPFGLPLLGHLHLLMPLPHQALHRLASRHGPLLYLRLGSVPCIAACSPDAAREVLKTHEAAFLDRPKPTAVHRLTYGGQDFSFSAYGPFWRFMKKACVHELLAGRTLDRLSHVRREEVVRLVVSMGQSAAKGKPVDVDAALMGLTGDIVSRMVMSRRWTGDDNDTEEMRSVVAETAVVTGTFNLQDYIGVFKNWDVQGLGKRIDAVHRKFDAMMEKILTARDAKRRQQRESADSEDGGEGEAKDILDILFDMHEDAAAEMPLSRDNIKAFMLDIFAAGTDTTAITVEWALSELINNPDVLRKAQEEMDAVVGKDRLADESDIPNLPYLQAVAKETLRLHPTGPLVVRQSPEQCKVSGYDVPAGATVFVNVWAIGRDPSCWPEPLEFRPERFLEGGTNAGTDVRGQHFHMLPFGSGRRICPGASLAMLVVQAALAAMVQCFEWRPAGGADKVDMEEGPGLTLPRKHPLVCAVAPRLHPLPLP; this is translated from the exons ATGGAGATGGCGCTGGCAGCACGAGACCTGTTCACTCCCGCCGGCACCAGCGTACCGCTCCTTCTGCTCGTCGCCGGCCTCACCGCCGTCCTGTACGCCGTTACCAGGCACAGGAGCGGCGGGCTGCGCCTCCCGCCTAGCCCATTCGGCCTGCCCCTCCTCGGCCACCTCCACCTTCTCATGCCGCTGCCGCACCAGGCGCTGCACCGCCTGGCCTCCCGCCACGGCCCGCTCCTCTACCTCCGTCTCGGCTCCGTGCCTTGCATCGCCGCCTGCTCCCCGGACGCCGCCCGTGAGGTGCTCAAGACCCACGAGGCCGCGTTCCTGGACCGCCCCAAGCCGACGGCGGTGCACCGCCTCACCTACGGCGGCCAGGACTTCTCCTTCTCGGCGTACGGGCCCTTCTGGCGCTTCATGAAGAAGGCCTGCGTGCACGAGCTCCTCGCGGGCCGCACACTGGACCGCCTCAGCCATGTCCGCCGCGAGGAGGTCGTGCGCCTCGTGGTTTCCATGGGGCAGAGCGCTGCCAAGGGCAAGCCCGTGGACGTGGACGCCGCGCTCATGGGCCTGACCGGCGACATCGTGTCGCGGATGGTAATGAGCCGGCGGTGGACCGGCGACGACAACGACACCGAGGAGATGCGGAGCGTGGTCGCGGAGACGGCCGTGGTCACGGGCACGTTCAACCTGCAGGACTACATCGGCGTCTTCAAGAACTGGGACGTGCAGGGCCTCGGCAAGCGCATCGACGCCGTGCACCGTAAGTTCGATGCCATGATGGAGAAGATACTCACGGCAAGGGACGCCAAGCGGCGGCAGCAACGCGAGTCCGCCGACTccgaggacggcggcgagggggaggCGAAGGACATTCTTGACATACTGTTCGACATGCACGAAGACGCCGCCGCCGAGATGCCGCTCTCCAGGGACAACATCAAGGCTTTCATGCTG GACATCTTCGCGGCGGGGACGGACACGACGGCGATCACGGTGGAGTGGGCTCTGTCGGAGCTGATCAACAACCCGGACGTTCTCCGGAAGGCGCAGGAGGAGATGGACGCGGTGGTCGGAAAGGACCGGCTCGCCGACGAGTCGGACATCCCAAACCTGCCGTACCTGCAGGCCGTGGCCAAGGAGACACTGCGGCTTCACCCGACGGGCCCGCTGGTGGTGCGGCAGTCCCCGGAGCAGTGCAAGGTGAGCGGGTACGACGTGCCGGCCGGCGCGACGGTGTTCGTGAACGTGTGGGCCATCGGGCGCGACCCGTCGTGCTGGCCGGAGCCACTGGAGTTCCGGCCAGAGAGGTTCCTGGAGGGGGGCACGAACGCCGGGACAGACGTGCGCGGGCAGCACTTCCACATGCTGCCGTTCGGGTCCGGACGGCGGATCTGCCCCGGCGCGTCGCTGGCCATGCTGGTGGTGCAGGCGGCGCTGGCCGCCATGGTGCAGTGCTTCGAGTGGCGGCCCGCGGGCGGCGCGGACAAGGTGGACATGGAGGAGGGGCCCGGGCTGACGCTGCCGCGGAAGCACCCGCTCGTCTGCGCCGTCGCGCCGCGGCTCCACCCGCTGCCGCTGCCCTGA